A single region of the Anaerostipes rhamnosivorans genome encodes:
- a CDS encoding MarR family winged helix-turn-helix transcriptional regulator, whose translation MNQSESKGIAVSLFEIFPLCRKLIFCSVDMKELNLTKSQLSILFALEVKPGLTMSKLSKFIASSKEQTTRAVAPLVKEGLVERYVDEENRRYVYIRLSDQGIRMIQEAKQSFIRHLKLSFDRLSEDDLDELKQAAETTLRILKKLEP comes from the coding sequence ATGAACCAGTCAGAATCGAAGGGAATCGCAGTATCTCTGTTCGAAATCTTTCCACTGTGCCGCAAACTGATCTTTTGTTCCGTGGACATGAAGGAACTGAATCTGACCAAGAGCCAGCTGTCCATTTTGTTTGCACTGGAAGTAAAACCGGGCCTTACCATGTCAAAGCTGTCCAAGTTTATCGCGTCATCCAAAGAACAGACAACCCGTGCGGTAGCTCCTCTTGTAAAAGAGGGATTGGTGGAACGCTATGTGGATGAAGAAAACCGCAGATACGTCTATATCCGGCTTTCTGATCAGGGAATCCGAATGATACAGGAGGCCAAACAAAGCTTCATCCGTCACCTGAAACTGTCTTTCGACCGGCTTTCAGAAGACGATCTTGACGAATTAAAACAGGCTGCCGAGACAACACTGAGAATTCTAAAAAAGCTGGAACCATAA
- a CDS encoding MATE family efflux transporter has protein sequence MEQQQSVQNNPLAVESTGRLIARYSVPSIIAMLVSSLYNIVDQVFIGQGVGMLGNAATNVAFPFVNICIALALLIGVGGASNFNLNMGRGENEKAKSFAGTTISLLILSGVVLSVLSLLFLKPILLAFGSTKQVLPYALTYTRITALGFPFLIATNGFCNLIRSDGSPRYSMVCMVTGAIINTCLDPLFIFGFHWGIAGGAAATVIGQIISCFMAAVYLTRFRSMKLTKNCLKIKADNVRSIVSIGVASFFNQIAMMAVQIALNNTLTYYGALSSYGSDIPLACAGVIIKVNAFVMAFAIGIAQGCQPILGFNYGAKLYARVRDTLKKEIIIVTLIFSAAFVSFQLIPRQIVSIFGEGSPAYFHFAERYFRIYLFMVFINGLQPIVSNFFSSIGKAWKGIFLSLTRQILFLLPLILVLPIFLGIDGVMYAGPIADGIAAVTAFFLGRHEFMAMRKLELSADVLPEIDVSPASR, from the coding sequence ATGGAACAACAGCAGTCAGTACAGAACAACCCCCTCGCCGTTGAGAGCACGGGACGCCTTATCGCCAGATATTCCGTGCCAAGCATCATCGCAATGCTGGTGAGCTCCCTGTATAACATCGTCGATCAGGTCTTTATCGGCCAGGGAGTCGGCATGCTCGGCAATGCGGCCACCAACGTGGCCTTTCCTTTTGTCAATATCTGCATTGCCCTTGCGCTGCTCATCGGCGTGGGCGGTGCCTCCAATTTTAACTTGAATATGGGAAGAGGCGAAAATGAAAAGGCAAAAAGCTTTGCCGGAACTACCATCTCCCTGCTCATCCTGTCAGGAGTCGTATTAAGTGTTCTTTCTCTCCTGTTTTTAAAGCCGATCCTGCTCGCTTTCGGCTCCACAAAACAGGTGCTTCCCTACGCCCTTACTTACACCAGGATCACTGCGCTGGGCTTTCCGTTTCTGATCGCCACCAACGGTTTCTGCAACCTCATCAGATCCGACGGAAGTCCCAGATATTCCATGGTCTGTATGGTGACCGGCGCTATCATAAACACCTGCCTGGACCCCTTGTTTATCTTCGGATTCCACTGGGGCATCGCAGGCGGAGCAGCCGCCACCGTCATAGGACAGATCATCTCCTGCTTCATGGCTGCCGTTTACCTGACCAGGTTCCGGTCCATGAAGCTTACAAAAAACTGTTTAAAGATCAAGGCGGACAATGTAAGATCCATCGTGTCCATCGGTGTTGCCAGCTTCTTTAACCAGATTGCCATGATGGCGGTCCAGATTGCCTTAAACAACACCTTGACCTATTATGGTGCCCTGTCTTCCTATGGCAGTGACATTCCTCTGGCCTGCGCGGGAGTCATCATCAAGGTCAACGCTTTTGTCATGGCATTTGCCATCGGCATCGCCCAGGGATGTCAGCCGATCCTGGGATTCAATTACGGCGCCAAGCTGTATGCCCGGGTGCGGGATACCCTGAAAAAAGAGATCATCATCGTGACGTTGATCTTCTCCGCCGCCTTTGTCAGTTTTCAGCTGATCCCGAGACAGATCGTGAGTATTTTCGGGGAGGGAAGCCCTGCGTACTTCCACTTTGCGGAGCGCTACTTTAGGATCTACCTTTTTATGGTGTTCATCAATGGACTCCAGCCCATCGTCTCCAACTTTTTCAGTTCCATAGGAAAAGCCTGGAAAGGGATCTTCCTATCCCTCACCAGGCAGATACTGTTCCTGCTTCCGTTAATCTTGGTGCTTCCTATATTCTTAGGCATCGACGGTGTCATGTATGCAGGCCCCATCGCGGACGGCATCGCCGCAGTCACTGCGTTTTTCCTGGGCCGGCATGAATTTATGGCCATGCGAAAGCTTGAGCTGTCAGCGGATGTTCTCCCGGAAATCGATGTCTCACCGGCATCCCGGTAA
- a CDS encoding BlaI/MecI/CopY family transcriptional regulator translates to MKPIPQISDAEYKVMKAVWSHTPVSTPEVTEMLAASNGWSPKTVQTMLSRLVKKGALTYEKQGRAFYYTPLVEENEVLSKESSSFLNRFYNGCISSMVSNFLEEDRLTSQEIDDLRKLLDKGLTEGDE, encoded by the coding sequence ATGAAACCGATTCCCCAGATTTCAGATGCTGAATATAAAGTGATGAAAGCCGTCTGGTCCCATACGCCGGTCAGTACCCCGGAAGTAACCGAAATGCTGGCCGCCTCAAATGGATGGAGCCCTAAGACGGTCCAGACCATGCTCTCAAGGCTGGTAAAAAAGGGTGCTCTCACTTATGAAAAGCAGGGCAGAGCCTTTTATTATACCCCTCTCGTGGAGGAGAATGAGGTGCTCAGTAAAGAGAGTTCTTCTTTTCTAAATCGTTTTTATAACGGCTGCATCAGCTCCATGGTCTCGAACTTTCTGGAGGAAGACAGGCTGACTTCCCAGGAGATCGACGACCTGAGAAAGCTCCTAGACAAGGGCCTGACTGAGGGGGATGAATAA
- a CDS encoding MarR family winged helix-turn-helix transcriptional regulator translates to MKGFLKWISTISRFSKMQLDKEFREYGFNGSQHIYILKICEEPGVAQEDLLSAFNVNASNVTRALTHLEKENYIVRIQNKDNRRCYNIYPTQRARDVYPVIKDALKHWNSKILEEFTEEEKHQFIEFLARAGNHMLDFVYHR, encoded by the coding sequence GTGAAAGGTTTTTTAAAATGGATATCCACGATCTCCCGGTTCTCAAAAATGCAGCTGGACAAAGAATTCCGGGAATATGGCTTCAACGGAAGCCAGCATATTTATATATTAAAGATTTGTGAGGAGCCGGGAGTTGCCCAGGAAGATCTGCTCTCCGCCTTTAATGTCAATGCCAGCAATGTGACAAGAGCTTTAACCCATCTGGAAAAGGAAAATTATATCGTCCGGATACAGAATAAAGACAACCGCCGCTGCTACAACATTTATCCCACTCAGAGGGCAAGGGATGTGTATCCAGTCATCAAGGATGCCTTAAAGCACTGGAATTCTAAGATCCTTGAAGAGTTTACTGAGGAGGAAAAACACCAGTTTATTGAGTTTCTGGCCCGGGCCGGAAACCATATGTTAGATTTTGTGTATCACAGATAA
- a CDS encoding citrate/2-methylcitrate synthase: MIKDYTNTYSKLCTESCTVPKDLYSKYGVKRGLRDENGTGVLAGLTNISSIQAYEEIDGQKVPCYGKLLYRGYDITDLTRNFVQKRRFGFEETAYLLLFGELPNESQLEEFKNMLSLCRTLPRNFTRDVIMKAANEDIMNSLTKSVLNLASYDPKAADISMPNVLRQSLMLISVFPMLAVYGYHAYNHYVKQESFYIHRPDEKLSAAENILRMLRPDMKYTELEAKVLDIALVLHMEHGGGNNSAFTTHVVTSAGSDTYSVIAAALSSLKGPKHGGANIKVVQMMQDLRKSVKDVKDEEEVKAYLLKLLNREAFDKKGLIYGMGHAVYSISDPRAMIFKSFVEKLASEKGRDDDFVLYSSVEKLATEAIAQERKIYKGVSANVDFYSGFVYSMLDIPLELFTPIFAMARIVGWSAHRLEELTNVDKIIRPAYKSVVEQKPYVPMEDR, encoded by the coding sequence ATGATCAAAGACTACACAAATACCTATTCCAAGCTGTGCACAGAGAGCTGTACAGTCCCCAAAGATCTATATTCAAAATATGGAGTAAAAAGAGGACTGCGGGATGAAAACGGCACAGGAGTGCTTGCGGGGCTTACGAATATTTCATCCATCCAGGCATACGAGGAGATCGATGGACAAAAAGTGCCGTGCTACGGCAAGCTTTTATACCGAGGCTATGACATTACGGATCTGACCAGGAACTTTGTGCAGAAACGCCGGTTTGGATTTGAGGAAACGGCATATCTGCTGCTGTTTGGGGAACTTCCAAACGAAAGCCAGCTGGAAGAATTTAAGAATATGCTGTCCCTGTGCAGGACACTGCCGAGAAACTTCACCCGGGACGTGATCATGAAAGCCGCCAATGAGGATATTATGAATTCCCTGACCAAGAGCGTACTGAACCTGGCCTCCTATGATCCAAAGGCAGCCGATATTTCCATGCCGAATGTGCTGCGCCAGAGCCTGATGCTGATCAGTGTATTCCCGATGCTGGCCGTTTACGGCTATCATGCGTATAACCATTATGTGAAGCAGGAAAGCTTCTATATCCACAGACCGGATGAGAAGCTCTCCGCAGCGGAAAATATCCTGAGAATGTTGCGCCCGGATATGAAGTACACAGAACTGGAAGCGAAAGTGCTGGATATCGCACTGGTGCTTCATATGGAACACGGCGGAGGAAACAACTCCGCATTCACGACCCACGTAGTCACCTCCGCTGGGTCTGATACATACTCTGTCATTGCTGCAGCCCTGTCATCCCTGAAAGGCCCTAAACACGGGGGAGCCAACATCAAAGTGGTCCAGATGATGCAGGATCTCAGGAAAAGTGTAAAAGATGTGAAAGACGAAGAGGAAGTCAAAGCATATCTGCTGAAGCTTCTAAACAGAGAAGCTTTTGATAAGAAGGGTTTAATCTATGGAATGGGCCATGCGGTGTACTCCATCTCTGACCCAAGAGCCATGATTTTTAAGAGCTTTGTTGAAAAACTGGCATCCGAAAAAGGCCGGGACGATGATTTTGTCCTTTATTCCTCAGTGGAAAAGCTGGCCACAGAGGCCATCGCCCAGGAACGCAAGATCTATAAAGGCGTCAGCGCCAATGTAGATTTCTACAGCGGTTTTGTCTACAGTATGCTGGATATACCGCTGGAGCTGTTCACGCCGATCTTTGCCATGGCAAGGATTGTGGGCTGGAGCGCCCACAGGCTGGAGGAGCTCACCAACGTGGATAAGATCATACGGCCTGCATATAAGAGTGTGGTGGAACAAAAGCCCTATGTTCCCATGGAAGACCGGTAA